In one window of Coralliovum pocilloporae DNA:
- a CDS encoding 4Fe-4S binding protein, which yields MPLVHKAWPIAWLRTLILCLFAAVFSAFGPADNAEADVLLTRYLDKVTPGELVPGADAFGSLHADLPVVPVLQGGERVAWAFLTSDFVETGGYSGKPIHVIVAVDDGAVVRGVNLVKHWEPIVLIGIPEKRIVALMERYKGLDLKAEAVAEGSAHELDIISGATVTIMVIDDSIVRGGLKVSRALGLGDLKPEDSASGPKQVINPDKSEVSDWMTLTGDGSVRRLSLDIGQINDAFARSGDVKAAKRPEPGPGTDTYIDLYGALANVPTIGRTLMGEAEYGNLVTDLKEGENALILAARGRYSYKGSGYVRGGLFDRIQLIQGDLSVRFRDRHQRRLGVIAADGAPEFTEIDIFRIPAESEFDPTKPWRLQLLAQRATGPVDKAFLTFDLGYSIPQHYLKTIAPPVQAQAAEEDNGRALLWKRIWQDRRSDVLILGLMLTVLTGLFFFQKLATIDETVFLWIRMTYLAVTLVWLGWMANAQLSIVNIFAIMGAFVNGFAWDTFLTDPLVFILWFSVAAALIFWGRGAFCGWLCPFGALQELTNRLAKICRVPQWTVPWALHERLWPVKYMIFLGLFGLSLYSIESAEHYAEIEPFKTAIILKFDRAWPYVLFAVGLLAIGLFVERFYCRYLCPLGAALAIPARIRMFDWLKRYRECGSPCQRCARECMVQAIHPEGDINPNECLNCLHCQVLYQHDQKCPVCIKTRVKRQKFRDRNQPISGDPSVA from the coding sequence ATGCCCCTGGTTCATAAGGCGTGGCCAATTGCTTGGCTGCGAACCCTTATCCTATGTCTTTTTGCTGCTGTATTCTCTGCCTTTGGTCCGGCAGACAACGCAGAAGCGGACGTGCTTTTAACGCGTTATCTCGACAAGGTAACGCCTGGAGAACTCGTTCCGGGTGCTGATGCATTCGGGTCGCTGCATGCTGATTTGCCGGTCGTACCCGTTCTCCAGGGTGGAGAGCGCGTGGCCTGGGCATTTCTGACATCGGACTTTGTTGAAACCGGCGGTTATTCCGGCAAGCCGATCCATGTGATCGTTGCCGTGGATGATGGCGCGGTTGTGCGTGGCGTAAACCTGGTCAAGCACTGGGAGCCGATTGTTCTCATCGGTATTCCGGAAAAGCGCATCGTGGCGCTGATGGAGCGTTACAAGGGGCTGGACCTCAAGGCGGAAGCGGTTGCTGAAGGCAGTGCGCACGAGCTGGATATCATCTCCGGTGCGACTGTCACTATCATGGTGATTGACGATTCCATTGTCCGCGGTGGCCTCAAGGTCTCACGTGCATTGGGTCTTGGCGATCTCAAACCGGAAGATTCGGCCTCTGGTCCGAAACAAGTCATCAACCCTGACAAAAGCGAAGTCAGCGACTGGATGACATTGACCGGAGATGGCTCGGTTCGCCGTCTGTCGCTGGATATCGGACAGATCAACGATGCCTTTGCCCGGTCCGGTGATGTGAAGGCTGCCAAACGACCGGAGCCAGGCCCCGGCACAGATACTTATATCGATCTCTATGGCGCTCTTGCCAATGTGCCGACCATCGGGCGGACTCTGATGGGAGAGGCCGAATACGGCAATCTGGTCACCGATCTGAAAGAGGGCGAAAATGCCCTTATTCTGGCGGCGCGCGGACGCTATTCCTATAAAGGGTCCGGCTATGTGCGCGGCGGGTTGTTCGACCGTATCCAGCTGATCCAGGGTGATCTGAGTGTCCGGTTCCGGGACAGGCACCAGCGTCGCCTTGGGGTGATTGCAGCCGATGGTGCGCCTGAATTCACAGAAATCGACATTTTCAGAATCCCGGCAGAGAGTGAATTCGATCCGACCAAACCCTGGCGGTTACAACTTCTGGCCCAGCGGGCAACCGGTCCGGTCGACAAAGCTTTCCTGACCTTCGATCTGGGCTATTCCATTCCCCAGCACTATCTCAAGACTATTGCTCCACCGGTTCAGGCACAGGCTGCTGAAGAGGATAATGGTCGGGCGCTGCTGTGGAAACGGATCTGGCAGGACCGCCGGTCTGACGTGCTGATCCTTGGTCTGATGCTGACGGTGCTGACCGGTCTCTTCTTCTTCCAGAAGCTGGCGACCATTGATGAAACCGTCTTCCTCTGGATCCGGATGACCTATCTGGCGGTCACTCTGGTCTGGCTCGGCTGGATGGCCAATGCCCAGCTGTCCATTGTCAACATCTTTGCCATTATGGGGGCCTTCGTAAACGGCTTCGCCTGGGACACGTTCCTGACGGATCCGCTGGTTTTCATCCTGTGGTTCTCGGTGGCGGCGGCGCTGATCTTCTGGGGCCGAGGGGCGTTCTGTGGCTGGCTCTGCCCGTTTGGCGCCCTGCAGGAGCTGACCAACAGGTTGGCGAAAATCTGCCGTGTCCCGCAATGGACTGTGCCCTGGGCTCTGCATGAACGCCTGTGGCCGGTGAAATACATGATCTTCCTCGGCCTGTTCGGTCTGTCGCTCTATTCAATTGAATCGGCCGAACACTATGCAGAAATCGAACCGTTCAAGACCGCGATCATTCTCAAGTTCGACCGTGCCTGGCCTTATGTGCTGTTTGCGGTCGGACTGCTGGCCATCGGCCTGTTCGTTGAGCGGTTCTATTGCCGTTATCTCTGCCCGCTGGGTGCAGCGCTCGCCATCCCGGCCCGTATCCGCATGTTCGACTGGCTGAAACGCTATCGGGAATGCGGCTCGCCCTGCCAGCGCTGCGCCAGGGAATGCATGGTCCAGGCCATCCATCCAGAAGGCGACATCAACCCCAATGAATGCCTGAACTGCCTGCACTGTCAGGTTCTTTATCAGCATGACCAGAAATGCCCGGTCTGCATCAAGACACGCGTCAAGCGGCAGAAGTTCAGGGACCGTAATCAACCAATATCCGGCGACCCCAGTGTTGCATGA
- a CDS encoding cytochrome D1 domain-containing protein, with protein MKQLLSALLLSTALLLPAQAKSDELRGTGDLGLIIERATGAALIVETTDNTILKQVQGLGDVSHASAVYSRDERYAYVFGRDGGLTKIDMLKGVIEKRVVQGGNSIGGAISDDGTLIAVSNYEPGGVKVFDAASLELVADIPAAYGDDDDVRSKVIGLVDLPGRRFAFTLWDAGETWIADFSAEGAPQISKLDNIGEYPYDALVTGDGRHYIAGLFGEDGLTHIDFWQTPLQPKRILAGYGRGERKLPVYKMPHLEGWAHADGLFALPAIGRHEILLMDDRSFEEVGRVPVHGQPVFAMARPDGRQIWVNFAPPHNDTIQVIDVPSRSIIKTFKPGPAVLHMEFEPRGAEVWMSVRDAGEVHVYDTSTFEKKQVLPAQKPSGIFFTARAHRLGL; from the coding sequence ATGAAACAGCTTCTCTCTGCCCTTCTTCTCTCTACCGCGCTCCTGCTGCCCGCCCAGGCAAAGTCTGACGAGCTGCGCGGAACCGGGGATCTTGGCCTGATCATTGAGCGCGCTACCGGTGCCGCGCTGATTGTCGAGACCACCGATAATACAATTCTGAAACAGGTTCAGGGTCTTGGGGACGTCTCGCATGCCTCAGCGGTCTATTCCCGGGATGAGCGTTACGCCTATGTCTTCGGACGGGATGGCGGGCTAACCAAGATCGACATGCTGAAAGGCGTAATCGAAAAGCGGGTGGTCCAGGGTGGCAATTCGATTGGCGGTGCCATTTCTGATGACGGGACGCTGATTGCTGTGTCCAATTATGAGCCGGGCGGCGTCAAAGTATTTGACGCCGCCAGCCTGGAGCTCGTGGCCGATATTCCCGCAGCCTATGGAGATGATGACGACGTCCGCTCCAAAGTGATCGGCCTTGTGGACCTGCCCGGTCGCCGGTTTGCCTTCACGCTCTGGGATGCCGGGGAAACGTGGATAGCCGACTTCTCTGCGGAGGGCGCACCACAGATCTCCAAGCTCGACAATATTGGCGAGTATCCCTATGACGCGCTGGTGACCGGTGACGGGCGCCACTACATTGCCGGTCTGTTTGGCGAGGACGGCCTGACACATATCGACTTCTGGCAGACGCCTCTTCAGCCAAAACGGATTCTGGCCGGTTATGGGCGCGGCGAGCGCAAGTTGCCCGTCTACAAGATGCCACATCTTGAAGGCTGGGCCCATGCGGATGGCCTGTTTGCCCTGCCTGCTATCGGGCGGCACGAAATTTTGCTGATGGATGACCGGAGCTTTGAAGAAGTGGGGCGCGTCCCCGTGCATGGGCAGCCCGTCTTTGCCATGGCCCGACCGGATGGGCGGCAGATCTGGGTCAATTTCGCACCACCGCACAACGACACAATTCAGGTGATTGATGTGCCGAGCCGCAGCATCATCAAAACATTCAAACCAGGCCCGGCTGTGCTGCACATGGAGTTTGAACCGCGCGGTGCAGAAGTGTGGATGTCCGTCCGGGATGCGGGCGAGGTCCACGTCTATGACACCTCCACCTTCGAGAAGAAGCAGGTCCTGCCAGCTCAAAAGCCAAGCGGCATCTTCTTCACTGCCCGTGCTCACCGTCTGGGGCTCTGA
- a CDS encoding CbbQ/NirQ/NorQ/GpvN family protein gives MTGSVAHLDGVENTDQPFYQPQSDECSIFGMAYDRKLPVLLKGPTGCGKTRFVSHMAARLGLPLYTVACHDDLSAADLTGRYLLKGGETVWSDGPLTQAVRNGGICYLDEVVEARKDVTVVLHPLTDDRRVLPLERTGETLVAPDNFMLVVSYNPGYQNILKTLKPSTRQRFVALDFDFPAMEQEVAIVARESGLSDDRVRPLVLLARKYRELKGQDLEEGVSTRLLVYCAGLIADGMSMDRAIDIAMIGPLTDDEDTRAGLKDLVSVTIG, from the coding sequence ATGACCGGATCAGTTGCTCATCTTGATGGTGTGGAGAACACCGATCAGCCTTTCTATCAGCCGCAGTCGGACGAGTGCTCCATTTTCGGGATGGCCTATGACCGGAAACTGCCGGTATTGCTCAAAGGCCCGACCGGGTGCGGCAAGACGCGCTTTGTCAGCCACATGGCTGCCAGGCTTGGGCTGCCGCTTTATACGGTTGCCTGTCATGATGACCTGTCCGCAGCCGATCTGACAGGCCGCTATCTTCTGAAAGGGGGCGAGACGGTCTGGTCTGACGGGCCGCTGACACAGGCTGTCCGCAATGGCGGCATCTGTTATCTGGATGAGGTGGTCGAAGCCCGTAAGGATGTGACAGTGGTTCTGCATCCTCTGACGGATGATCGCCGGGTTCTGCCGCTTGAACGCACGGGAGAAACGCTTGTTGCGCCAGACAATTTCATGCTGGTCGTCTCTTATAACCCGGGCTACCAGAACATTCTCAAAACCCTCAAGCCCTCTACTCGCCAGCGGTTTGTGGCGCTGGATTTCGATTTCCCTGCCATGGAGCAGGAAGTGGCGATTGTCGCGCGCGAAAGCGGTCTTTCAGATGATCGGGTCAGGCCGCTGGTGCTGCTGGCCAGGAAATATCGTGAGCTGAAAGGGCAGGACCTGGAAGAGGGCGTCTCAACCCGTCTGCTCGTCTATTGCGCCGGACTGATAGCGGACGGCATGTCCATGGACCGGGCAATTGATATTGCCATGATCGGACCGCTGACTGACGACGAGGATACCAGGGCCGGTCTCAAGGACCTGGTCTCCGTCACTATCGGCTAA
- a CDS encoding c-type cytochrome, with translation MARIWRAVLAATGLLCSFPVLADDVDVEHLRNMVIQDCGSCHGLTLKGGLGRPLLPQAITHLDEETLRDIILDGLPETAMPPWRGLLTEADAAWIATALKNGTIR, from the coding sequence ATGGCTAGGATCTGGAGAGCTGTTCTGGCTGCCACTGGTCTGCTCTGCTCCTTCCCGGTCCTGGCGGATGATGTGGATGTGGAACACCTGCGTAACATGGTCATTCAGGACTGCGGGTCCTGTCATGGACTGACCCTTAAAGGCGGTCTCGGACGCCCGCTCCTGCCCCAGGCCATCACCCATCTGGATGAAGAAACCCTGCGGGACATCATTCTCGACGGGTTGCCGGAAACGGCCATGCCCCCATGGCGCGGTCTTCTGACCGAAGCGGATGCAGCGTGGATCGCCACCGCTCTGAAGAATGGAACAATCCGATGA
- the cobA gene encoding uroporphyrinogen-III C-methyltransferase yields MKRIGTVSLIGGGPGDPELLTVKALRRIEQAEAVVYDRLISKDILDLVPPRTALYPVGKTPRNHPVPQHEINQMLVDLARSGLRVVRLKGGDPFIFGRGSEEALALVEAEVPFEIVPGITAAQGCASQLGVPLTHRGLATGVRYVTGHCREDKPLDLDWKSLADPDTTLVVYMGLSAIGQISHQLIAHGLDSETPVMAVSRGTTPDECHVTGTLATIAEQAKAAALPSPTLFMIGEVTRLGNILHPERLKDCAEVEASSRRPARLEVVHG; encoded by the coding sequence ATGAAACGTATTGGAACAGTTTCCCTGATTGGCGGCGGACCGGGTGATCCGGAACTTCTGACAGTCAAGGCCCTGCGCCGGATCGAGCAGGCGGAAGCCGTGGTCTATGACCGGCTGATCTCAAAGGATATTCTCGACCTTGTTCCGCCACGGACAGCGCTTTACCCCGTTGGTAAAACCCCGCGCAATCACCCCGTACCCCAGCATGAGATCAATCAGATGCTGGTGGACCTGGCCCGTTCAGGGCTGCGGGTGGTTCGTCTGAAGGGCGGCGACCCGTTCATATTCGGACGCGGCAGCGAGGAAGCGCTTGCTCTTGTGGAAGCCGAAGTGCCGTTCGAGATCGTACCAGGGATCACGGCCGCACAGGGCTGCGCCTCGCAACTGGGTGTCCCTCTCACCCATCGGGGACTGGCGACCGGCGTCCGGTATGTGACAGGGCACTGCCGGGAAGATAAACCCCTTGATCTGGACTGGAAAAGCCTGGCTGATCCCGACACCACTCTGGTTGTCTATATGGGGCTTTCTGCCATCGGGCAGATCAGTCACCAGCTCATCGCCCATGGCCTTGATTCAGAAACACCCGTTATGGCCGTATCTCGTGGCACCACGCCGGATGAATGCCATGTGACCGGAACCCTGGCGACCATCGCAGAACAGGCAAAGGCTGCCGCCTTGCCGTCTCCAACCCTGTTCATGATTGGCGAGGTCACCCGGCTCGGCAACATCCTGCATCCGGAGCGGTTGAAAGACTGCGCGGAGGTTGAGGCCTCCAGCCGCCGCCCGGCGCGGCTGGAGGTCGTTCATGGCTAG
- a CDS encoding cytochrome c oxidase subunit 3 — translation MSEEVTGPRTPDDDWSPDRLPGDLMMWILIASELAVFGIGLIAFVIAGSLNPDLFARGRAGLDSALAAINTMVLLTSGYFAACALEAVRSDNHRKTCLHLGLAGTLGIGFVVLKWMEYSAKWQAGYGLESDVFQTLYFMITGFHAAHVVFGLAILGYAAVYRDRDTVQTATVFWHMVDLIWLLIFPVIYLMGAA, via the coding sequence ATGTCGGAAGAGGTGACAGGCCCGCGCACCCCTGATGATGACTGGTCGCCAGACCGTCTGCCCGGTGATCTGATGATGTGGATCCTGATCGCCAGCGAGCTTGCGGTCTTCGGGATTGGCCTGATTGCTTTTGTCATAGCGGGCAGTCTCAATCCGGATCTTTTTGCCAGGGGGCGGGCCGGTCTTGATAGCGCTCTTGCCGCCATCAACACGATGGTTCTGCTCACAAGTGGCTACTTTGCAGCATGCGCGCTTGAAGCCGTTCGTTCTGATAATCATCGGAAGACCTGTCTTCATCTCGGACTGGCCGGAACACTCGGTATCGGTTTTGTCGTGCTGAAGTGGATGGAGTACAGCGCCAAGTGGCAGGCAGGATACGGGCTTGAAAGCGACGTGTTTCAAACGCTCTATTTCATGATCACCGGATTCCATGCTGCCCATGTTGTCTTTGGTCTCGCAATCCTCGGTTATGCGGCCGTCTACCGGGATCGGGACACCGTGCAGACCGCAACGGTTTTCTGGCACATGGTTGATCTCATCTGGCTGCTGATTTTCCCCGTTATCTATCTGATGGGGGCAGCGTAA
- a CDS encoding nitric oxide reductase activation protein NorD, translated as MGEFHIKPWEPEESVGHLWHGYASRLDQTPHFPDAAVALDDMTTRLGILFRGLGGDASVELAPAPRETARHRLSWLRRLGHAADHVEMASFDGSTLRLPETLDCLPKEGLNEDLYKWLAVTAAIMPEIRLTETDPLRRDLETLCWAFRMNWLMEATFPSMKPIADRLKAGLLALRAKRKLPETEQAVESIIRILLDDPAGLSEPAVLFYAEIVAEKPDFSRFSAPRRYRPFRYVPFWLDIREQKFSAPRQRQEADETPVGGDQSNDKKKKAQRRESDQADRNDSLILNRFETILSWTEFMNINRKVEDDDEASAKKVADDHNEMGLAEIKERPATRLSFDLDMAPEDLDRERLSGERLYPEWDCHSGSLLKDYCRILVNRSESEDAPDLQPLSADMRKQIRHVRQRFEALRPRRTILPRQLDGDDLDMDAAIRSWVDIKATGEASDRVFRQIRNASRDLSVATLFDTSRSTESLVEEQPVIEIARNAVTAFAYGLDHTGDDHAIYSFSSLKRDRVFVDVCKEFGETMNSRVVSRLAALKPGFYTRMGAAIRFASDELQKRGASKRLLLVITDGKPNDLDHYEGRYGVEDTRKAVTEARMMGHTVFAVTIDAKARTYLPRIFGRDGYAIVAKPEKLADSLPMIFRHLVT; from the coding sequence ATGGGTGAGTTTCATATCAAACCGTGGGAACCGGAAGAAAGTGTCGGCCATCTCTGGCATGGCTACGCATCACGTCTGGATCAGACACCACACTTCCCGGATGCTGCTGTTGCTCTGGATGATATGACCACCCGTCTCGGCATTCTGTTTCGCGGGCTTGGTGGAGACGCATCCGTAGAGCTGGCTCCGGCTCCTCGCGAAACCGCCCGACACAGACTGTCCTGGCTGCGGCGGCTGGGCCATGCAGCGGATCATGTGGAAATGGCAAGTTTTGATGGCAGCACTCTGCGTCTGCCTGAAACACTTGATTGCCTGCCGAAGGAAGGCCTCAACGAGGACCTCTATAAATGGCTGGCGGTGACAGCCGCCATCATGCCGGAAATCCGTCTGACTGAAACCGATCCTTTGCGGCGCGATCTGGAAACACTGTGCTGGGCCTTCCGGATGAACTGGCTGATGGAAGCCACATTCCCGTCAATGAAGCCAATTGCGGATCGTCTGAAGGCCGGGCTGCTGGCTTTGCGTGCAAAACGCAAGCTGCCGGAAACAGAGCAAGCGGTCGAGTCTATCATTCGTATTCTGCTGGATGACCCTGCAGGCCTGTCAGAGCCTGCGGTTCTGTTCTATGCCGAAATTGTTGCCGAGAAGCCTGATTTTTCAAGGTTTTCTGCACCGCGCCGTTATCGACCCTTCCGTTATGTTCCGTTCTGGCTGGATATCCGGGAGCAGAAGTTCTCTGCTCCGAGGCAGCGACAGGAGGCGGATGAGACACCGGTTGGTGGTGACCAGTCCAACGACAAAAAGAAAAAGGCCCAGCGACGGGAAAGTGATCAGGCGGATCGTAATGATTCCCTGATCCTCAACCGGTTCGAGACCATCCTGTCCTGGACAGAGTTCATGAATATCAACCGCAAGGTTGAAGATGATGATGAGGCCAGCGCCAAAAAGGTGGCGGATGATCACAACGAGATGGGTCTTGCAGAAATCAAGGAGCGTCCGGCAACCCGTCTCTCCTTCGATCTCGACATGGCTCCTGAGGACCTCGACAGGGAGCGTCTCTCCGGCGAGCGGCTCTATCCCGAATGGGATTGTCACTCCGGCAGTCTTCTGAAGGATTATTGTCGCATTCTTGTGAACAGATCCGAGAGTGAAGATGCGCCTGACCTTCAGCCGCTTTCGGCGGACATGCGTAAGCAGATCAGGCATGTGCGTCAGCGGTTTGAAGCTCTGAGGCCGCGCCGGACCATCCTGCCGCGACAGCTTGACGGAGATGACCTGGACATGGATGCAGCCATTCGGTCCTGGGTTGATATCAAGGCCACCGGTGAGGCCAGCGACCGTGTGTTCCGCCAGATCCGCAATGCCAGCCGGGACCTGTCTGTTGCCACTCTGTTTGACACATCCCGCTCAACAGAAAGCCTTGTGGAAGAACAGCCGGTTATCGAGATTGCCCGCAACGCGGTGACAGCGTTTGCCTATGGGCTCGATCACACCGGTGATGACCATGCGATCTATTCCTTTTCGTCGCTGAAACGGGACCGTGTCTTTGTGGATGTCTGCAAGGAGTTCGGCGAGACAATGAACAGCCGGGTTGTCAGCAGGCTCGCGGCTCTCAAGCCGGGCTTTTATACCCGCATGGGCGCGGCCATCCGTTTCGCCTCAGACGAGCTGCAGAAACGGGGTGCCAGCAAGCGCCTGCTTCTGGTGATCACCGACGGCAAGCCCAATGATCTCGACCATTATGAAGGGCGCTATGGCGTGGAAGATACCCGCAAGGCCGTGACGGAAGCCCGGATGATGGGGCATACGGTTTTCGCGGTTACCATTGACGCAAAGGCCAGAACCTATCTGCCGCGGATTTTTGGTCGGGACGGATATGCGATTGTGGCAAAACCTGAAAAACTGGCAGACAGCCTGCCGATGATCTTCAGGCATCTTGTCACGTGA